The Leptospira bouyouniensis genome contains a region encoding:
- the waaF gene encoding lipopolysaccharide heptosyltransferase II, which yields MPEKILIIQTAFLGDLILSTSFFHAVKMEHKESEVHVLVNLGTESVLENNPDITRVWCLDKKRIKNNPFAFLKFIQKLRKEKFDKVYSPHFSFRSSLLSYFSKAPIRIGYKESGFSFLHTKLVQRPKQGPHEVEKLFSLLFEPYDFPTGRERRPYLYPSEVEENSFTLKKSKLLKNDSGYILIAPSSLWETKRMPEEKFVSVITQILRKRSETVILIGSKADLEIQNHIFRLMKTEPLELKERERLLSLVGQTNLKELMVWIQNATAIISNDSSPIHFASAFNTPTVMIYGATIPAFGYGSLSDKHRILEVNGLSCRPCGIHGGRICPEGHFRCMLDQNPVRIFEALEEVIKQ from the coding sequence ATGCCCGAAAAAATACTCATCATCCAAACCGCTTTCCTAGGAGATCTAATCCTCTCTACTTCCTTTTTTCATGCTGTAAAAATGGAACACAAAGAAAGTGAAGTCCATGTATTAGTGAACCTCGGAACGGAATCTGTTTTAGAAAATAATCCTGATATAACGAGAGTTTGGTGCCTTGACAAAAAAAGGATCAAAAATAATCCATTTGCTTTTCTAAAGTTCATCCAAAAATTAAGAAAAGAGAAATTTGATAAAGTATATAGCCCTCATTTTTCCTTTCGCTCAAGTTTATTATCATATTTTTCAAAAGCACCTATTCGTATCGGTTATAAAGAATCTGGTTTTTCATTTTTACATACCAAATTAGTGCAAAGACCAAAACAAGGACCACACGAAGTTGAAAAATTATTTTCTTTGCTCTTTGAACCTTATGATTTTCCAACGGGTAGAGAAAGGAGACCATACCTATACCCAAGCGAAGTGGAAGAAAATAGTTTTACATTGAAAAAATCAAAACTTTTAAAAAATGATTCAGGATATATCCTGATAGCTCCATCTTCTCTATGGGAAACCAAACGAATGCCAGAAGAAAAATTTGTGAGTGTGATCACCCAAATTTTACGAAAACGCAGCGAAACTGTGATCCTAATCGGAAGTAAAGCAGACCTGGAAATTCAAAATCATATCTTCCGTTTGATGAAGACAGAACCTTTGGAGTTAAAAGAAAGAGAAAGGTTACTTTCACTTGTAGGCCAAACAAATTTAAAAGAACTTATGGTTTGGATTCAAAATGCAACTGCAATTATTTCGAATGATTCAAGTCCAATTCATTTTGCTTCTGCATTCAATACTCCGACAGTCATGATATATGGTGCCACAATACCAGCGTTTGGTTATGGAAGTTTGTCAGACAAACATAGGATTTTGGAAGTGAATGGACTTTCATGTAGACCTTGCGGTATACACGGAGGAAGGATTTGTCCAGAAGGACATTTCCGATGTATGTTGGACCAAAACCCCGTACGAATTTTTGAAGCACTTGAGGAAGTGATTAAACAATGA
- a CDS encoding thiolase family protein, translating into MKKVYIHNPTLSVFGKHTGTQLDLSYKTAKQSVHEFQSHKIQFIIYASFSPDSYNNEYHLSAKIAARLGLKDVYSIRMETASSSGASAFQLGVNLILSGRYDHGLVIATELMSQLNREESNLLLGSVLSKPQRKLGMSMAQGGAMITNRYLYDYGYKEEDLFAITKKLHDNGLKNPKAHIKKNLTWEEYQNQPKIASPLGLYDISPLSDGSAALILSKDPSSIVVRGMGSGVSPFLPSPEPSFLANRIAFAKAYEEAGIGPSDIHFAELHDAFTPFELVGAEDAGFFKRGEALFQVKAGLTHPKGKLPINASGGLKSRGHPVGASGLAQIVELCRFFYEWPEKQLAIAQSIGGLATNNFVSILERV; encoded by the coding sequence ATGAAGAAAGTTTACATTCACAATCCGACATTGAGTGTATTTGGTAAACATACGGGAACTCAACTTGATTTGTCTTATAAGACCGCAAAACAATCTGTACATGAGTTTCAATCTCACAAAATTCAATTCATTATTTATGCAAGTTTTTCCCCAGATTCTTATAACAACGAATACCATCTCTCTGCAAAAATTGCTGCAAGACTTGGATTGAAAGATGTTTATTCCATTCGCATGGAAACGGCTTCTTCGTCTGGTGCCAGTGCCTTCCAGTTGGGAGTGAATTTGATTCTCAGTGGAAGGTATGATCATGGACTCGTGATTGCAACTGAACTCATGTCACAATTGAATCGGGAGGAAAGTAATTTACTGTTAGGTTCTGTTTTATCGAAACCACAAAGAAAATTGGGAATGTCGATGGCTCAAGGTGGAGCCATGATCACAAACCGTTATCTGTATGATTATGGATACAAAGAGGAAGATTTATTTGCTATCACCAAAAAACTCCATGACAACGGACTTAAAAATCCAAAAGCACATATTAAAAAAAATCTAACATGGGAAGAATACCAAAACCAACCAAAAATCGCAAGCCCTCTTGGCCTCTATGACATCTCTCCACTTTCTGACGGTTCCGCTGCTCTCATTTTATCCAAGGATCCAAGTTCGATTGTCGTGCGAGGGATGGGGTCTGGAGTCTCACCCTTTTTACCAAGCCCCGAACCAAGTTTTTTAGCCAATCGCATTGCTTTTGCCAAAGCCTACGAAGAAGCAGGGATTGGTCCAAGTGACATTCATTTTGCAGAATTACACGATGCCTTCACTCCTTTTGAACTGGTGGGAGCAGAAGATGCTGGATTTTTCAAACGAGGAGAGGCTCTTTTCCAGGTAAAGGCTGGTCTTACCCATCCCAAAGGGAAATTACCCATCAACGCTTCCGGAGGGCTTAAGTCTCGAGGACACCCCGTAGGTGCTTCTGGCCTTGCTCAAATCGTTGAACTTTGTCGCTTCTTTTATGAATGGCCGGAAAAGCAGTTGGCAATAGCGCAAAGTATAGGTGGACTAGCTACAAACAACTTTGTGTCGATATTAGAAAGAGTCTGA
- the bfr gene encoding bacterioferritin, whose product MKGNKEVIDILAEVLSAELTAINQYFIHAKLCKNWGYLELADYLRKESIEEMKHADEIMERILYFDGIPDLQKYMKINVGQSVPEMFKHDLQLEYNAVERLNRGIDICVSAKDNGTRELLEKILVSEEEHIDWIETQNSLIESIGLQNYLAQKLGDSE is encoded by the coding sequence ATGAAGGGAAATAAAGAAGTAATCGACATTTTAGCAGAAGTTCTCTCTGCAGAACTCACAGCCATTAACCAATATTTTATTCATGCAAAACTTTGTAAAAATTGGGGGTATTTAGAACTCGCAGACTACCTACGCAAAGAATCCATTGAAGAAATGAAACATGCAGATGAAATCATGGAACGTATTTTGTATTTCGATGGAATCCCTGACTTACAAAAATACATGAAGATCAATGTTGGTCAATCTGTCCCTGAGATGTTCAAACATGACTTACAATTAGAATACAATGCCGTCGAACGATTGAATCGAGGAATTGATATTTGTGTTTCAGCAAAAGACAATGGAACACGTGAACTTTTGGAAAAAATCCTGGTTTCAGAAGAAGAACACATTGATTGGATTGAAACCCAAAACTCTCTCATTGAATCCATTGGTTTACAAAACTACTTGGCACAAAAATTAGGAGATTCGGAATAA
- a CDS encoding THUMP domain-containing class I SAM-dependent RNA methyltransferase, giving the protein MCGEGLSPLLEQEIQSFHLKINNSNRGGVFFSGKKEDVIQFALHTKFASRVNLQLLHENAQNYDEFYAKATELPWEKYIGPNVSFRIDAETKDKLKNSEFTMHRTKDAILDRLRTKKVALPEIEKRMADITIVVRSHTDRFSIELSLSGDPVGRRGYRLHAGSAPVREPIAQAMLEMSDWKEGETLLDPMCGSGTILIEAALRERLYGEINRFLFAESPIFQILFPTYVFSERKKENPTTPHLFGYDIDPEAIRIANENAYEAGVEDFIKFEVGDCLELKNSFGPKGHLVTNPPYGDRIGKPMEDLREMYFQFGRVLKNEFGGWKFTVLCADFALLGKFGLKENKHITLKHANLKAKIVDYELRGGK; this is encoded by the coding sequence ATTTGCGGAGAAGGACTTTCTCCGCTTTTGGAACAAGAGATCCAGTCTTTCCATCTCAAAATTAATAATTCGAACCGAGGTGGTGTCTTCTTTTCTGGAAAAAAAGAAGATGTCATTCAGTTTGCTCTTCATACTAAATTTGCCTCTCGTGTAAATTTACAATTATTACATGAGAACGCTCAAAACTATGATGAATTTTATGCCAAAGCAACAGAATTACCTTGGGAAAAATATATCGGTCCCAATGTAAGTTTTCGAATCGATGCGGAAACCAAAGACAAACTCAAAAACTCAGAATTCACAATGCACCGAACAAAGGATGCAATCCTTGACAGGCTGCGAACTAAAAAAGTAGCACTACCTGAAATCGAAAAACGAATGGCAGATATCACTATTGTTGTGAGGTCACACACTGACAGGTTTAGCATCGAACTTTCGTTATCTGGTGATCCAGTGGGAAGGCGTGGATACCGATTGCATGCTGGTAGTGCTCCTGTTCGTGAACCCATTGCGCAAGCAATGTTAGAAATGTCAGATTGGAAGGAAGGAGAAACACTATTAGATCCAATGTGTGGGTCTGGGACGATTCTCATTGAAGCCGCACTCAGAGAACGACTGTATGGTGAAATCAATCGATTCCTATTTGCCGAGTCTCCAATATTCCAAATTTTATTTCCTACATATGTATTTTCAGAACGAAAAAAAGAAAACCCAACAACACCCCATTTATTTGGTTATGATATTGATCCAGAAGCAATTCGTATCGCCAATGAAAATGCGTATGAAGCGGGCGTGGAAGATTTTATTAAATTCGAAGTTGGTGATTGTTTAGAGCTGAAAAATTCATTTGGACCCAAAGGTCATTTGGTTACAAACCCACCATATGGAGACAGGATCGGAAAACCAATGGAAGACCTGAGAGAGATGTATTTCCAATTCGGACGGGTGTTAAAGAATGAATTTGGCGGTTGGAAATTTACTGTGTTATGTGCAGATTTTGCCCTGCTCGGTAAATTTGGATTGAAAGAAAACAAACACATCACTCTTAAACATGCTAACTTAAAAGCAAAAATCGTTGATTACGAATTAAGAGGGGGGAAATGA
- a CDS encoding acetylglutamate kinase, which translates to MKSKDILSRVFEITRDPRDGLLFLKEFQSLSPESFAILYADSETIFESSEALFSDLKLLYQLDLFPFVVLEEDSFQYLKVFFPLEQMAVGGTDEKSLGFSYEIIAREKPLKESVKNSIQRKKIPILLWNDDTEKLEAVLDRCRAILHSAKVIYVSIDGPLKDPNSGKVKSLVQMENSFQLPGDFSITESQKEFVTLSEALLSKIEDPKFSIVLTSPFTLLTELFTVKGSGTLVKRKNKIHKFNSKDGIDMDRLFLLIEESFGKKLKPNFLLTQFDTLFLEESYRACAWMQKTEYGYLLSKFAVNGVARGAGVGRDIWDQILENCNPLFWRSKPDNSINKWYMSIAQGIEKDNSWYYYWLGLDQTLIPKIIDLLKSQPEDFESKLI; encoded by the coding sequence ATGAAGTCAAAGGACATTTTAAGTCGTGTTTTTGAAATCACAAGAGATCCAAGAGATGGACTTTTATTCCTTAAAGAATTCCAATCTCTTTCTCCTGAATCATTTGCAATTCTTTATGCTGATTCTGAAACAATATTTGAAAGTTCTGAGGCTTTGTTTTCTGATTTAAAACTTCTCTACCAATTGGATCTTTTTCCTTTTGTTGTACTAGAAGAAGATAGTTTCCAATACTTAAAAGTATTTTTCCCTCTGGAACAAATGGCTGTGGGTGGAACGGATGAAAAATCACTTGGTTTTTCTTACGAAATCATCGCACGAGAGAAACCACTCAAAGAATCGGTCAAAAATTCTATCCAAAGAAAAAAAATTCCCATTCTCTTATGGAATGATGATACCGAAAAACTGGAAGCAGTACTTGATCGATGTCGTGCCATTTTACATTCAGCAAAAGTTATCTATGTTTCGATTGATGGACCTTTAAAAGATCCTAATTCAGGAAAAGTAAAGTCCCTTGTACAAATGGAAAATAGTTTTCAATTACCAGGGGATTTTTCGATTACAGAAAGCCAGAAAGAATTTGTTACATTATCGGAAGCATTACTCTCAAAAATTGAAGATCCAAAATTTAGTATTGTGTTGACTTCCCCCTTTACGTTATTAACAGAACTTTTTACAGTGAAAGGAAGTGGAACGCTTGTCAAACGTAAGAACAAAATCCATAAATTCAATTCAAAAGATGGAATTGATATGGACAGACTTTTTTTACTCATTGAGGAATCATTTGGCAAAAAACTAAAACCAAATTTTTTACTCACTCAATTTGATACTTTATTTCTAGAAGAATCCTATAGAGCCTGCGCATGGATGCAAAAAACAGAATATGGATACCTACTTTCCAAATTTGCTGTCAATGGTGTAGCAAGGGGTGCTGGTGTTGGTCGTGATATTTGGGATCAGATCTTAGAAAACTGTAATCCGCTTTTCTGGAGAAGTAAACCAGACAATTCCATTAACAAATGGTATATGTCCATTGCCCAAGGAATCGAAAAAGATAATTCCTGGTATTATTATTGGTTAGGACTTGATCAAACTTTGATTCCAAAAATTATCGATCTTTTAAAATCACAACCTGAAGATTTTGAATCAAAACTTATATGA
- a CDS encoding DCC1-like thiol-disulfide oxidoreductase family protein produces the protein MSKSQTILIYDGHCSFCTKLANGLQKKSIQPLEIISYHTLTEDKLKNINHQLTIERCKGEIQIIQNGNRYPGFFGVRILLWNIQFYRFFVWILYLPLFPFLGMFVLWFLKKFRNQLS, from the coding sequence ATGAGTAAAAGCCAAACCATTTTAATATATGATGGGCATTGTTCATTTTGTACGAAATTAGCAAATGGTTTGCAAAAAAAATCAATACAACCACTGGAAATCATTTCCTACCATACATTGACAGAAGATAAATTAAAAAATATCAATCACCAACTGACAATAGAAAGATGCAAGGGAGAAATACAAATCATTCAAAATGGGAACCGTTATCCAGGTTTTTTTGGTGTTCGAATTCTACTTTGGAATATTCAATTTTACCGATTTTTTGTTTGGATCCTATACTTGCCGCTTTTTCCTTTTTTAGGAATGTTTGTTTTGTGGTTTTTAAAGAAATTTAGGAACCAACTTTCTTAA
- a CDS encoding iron-containing redox enzyme family protein, which produces MNFIETIKHDVEKHPVLQSTWLKQRNLSMSFEDLLLWLSQEYFVSIGFVDWFLLVAAKTEDQKAKIVLVENIWEELGEGKIAETHVSILTDFLNQLNFDFLSHKMLPETKTYLEKMKSVIDLGFFYGLGALGPANEYLLKLEYSQISDAYQKLKLKLGLPEGKFFQVNLDADEGHSKRMFDLIAETAITDESKKQVIEGNLLALDARLDFYLGLSKFDESRLKKVGS; this is translated from the coding sequence ATGAATTTTATTGAGACAATCAAACATGACGTGGAAAAACATCCTGTTTTACAATCAACTTGGTTAAAACAAAGGAATTTATCGATGAGTTTCGAAGATTTACTACTTTGGTTGAGCCAAGAATACTTTGTATCCATAGGATTTGTGGATTGGTTTTTATTAGTCGCCGCGAAAACAGAAGACCAAAAAGCAAAGATAGTACTTGTTGAAAATATATGGGAAGAGTTAGGCGAAGGTAAAATTGCAGAAACCCATGTATCAATACTGACAGATTTTTTAAACCAATTGAATTTTGATTTTTTATCTCACAAAATGTTACCCGAAACAAAAACATACCTTGAGAAAATGAAATCGGTTATTGATCTTGGATTTTTTTATGGACTAGGGGCACTCGGTCCTGCGAATGAATATCTTTTGAAATTAGAATATTCACAAATTTCTGATGCTTATCAAAAATTAAAATTGAAACTTGGTTTGCCAGAAGGAAAATTTTTCCAGGTGAATTTAGACGCAGACGAAGGACATAGCAAAAGAATGTTTGATTTGATTGCTGAAACAGCTATAACTGATGAATCGAAAAAACAAGTCATTGAAGGAAATCTTTTGGCTTTAGATGCCAGGTTAGATTTTTATTTGGGGTTATCGAAGTTCGATGAATCTAGGCTTAAGAAAGTTGGTTCCTAA
- a CDS encoding D-alanine--D-alanine ligase family protein → MKTVLLACDIYDQTNPKLSQEWESFDTISHMESTIESLGYEVVVLNDATEITSALSGIPKSNRKNWIVWNLIEGYLSPSREAYIPALCEYLGIPHTGSHAAVQTLTLDKYKTKLYLESFGIKTSKSQLILHGSESLKIPYPIFIKPNGEGSSLGISDQNIIRSEMEWKLRVPNLFNEYAPLLVEPYISGRELTAAVMGNQGSYEVLPIAYVDYPSETYHEGIKSKSEFLESLDFQVPKSIANQLQEISLQIANLLGVSGYIRIDYKLEDQSIYFLEVNATPGFSAIYSTLPLLWEKSERSYAELLKKSLELGFEEFLIQKRFQYGKDQIK, encoded by the coding sequence ATGAAAACTGTTTTACTTGCTTGTGATATCTATGATCAAACGAATCCAAAATTATCTCAGGAATGGGAATCGTTTGATACCATTTCCCACATGGAAAGTACAATCGAGTCATTGGGATATGAAGTTGTTGTTTTAAATGATGCGACTGAAATTACATCTGCATTGTCTGGAATCCCAAAATCCAATCGAAAAAATTGGATCGTTTGGAATTTGATTGAAGGATATTTATCCCCTTCTCGAGAAGCATACATACCAGCGTTATGCGAATATCTAGGAATCCCTCATACAGGAAGTCATGCGGCAGTCCAAACTTTGACATTAGACAAATACAAAACCAAATTATATTTAGAATCGTTTGGTATCAAAACAAGTAAGTCCCAACTCATCCTACATGGATCAGAGTCATTAAAAATTCCATATCCAATATTTATCAAACCAAATGGAGAAGGATCAAGTCTCGGAATCTCAGATCAAAATATAATCCGCTCTGAGATGGAATGGAAATTACGGGTGCCAAACTTATTCAATGAGTATGCTCCATTACTTGTGGAACCATACATCTCAGGACGGGAACTAACAGCGGCTGTGATGGGAAACCAAGGTTCTTATGAAGTTTTGCCCATTGCTTATGTTGATTACCCAAGTGAAACGTACCACGAAGGGATCAAATCAAAATCCGAATTCTTGGAATCTTTGGATTTTCAAGTTCCAAAATCTATTGCCAATCAATTGCAAGAGATTTCTTTACAAATTGCTAACTTACTCGGAGTTTCTGGTTACATCAGGATTGACTATAAATTAGAAGATCAGTCCATCTATTTTTTAGAGGTCAATGCAACCCCAGGATTTTCCGCAATTTATTCCACCTTGCCGTTGTTATGGGAAAAATCAGAGAGAAGTTATGCGGAACTTCTCAAAAAATCATTGGAACTAGGATTTGAAGAATTTTTAATACAGAAACGTTTCCAATATGGAAAGGACCAGATCAAATGA
- a CDS encoding KamA family radical SAM protein, translating into MLVQNSLSEVLQAREELFSKTKWTDPTSQLQNRVKGKELSRYFLLTDSERIGIEETIRLLVSTTPYYLSLSDPSDPNCPIRRMIVPTADEAVFSLEESPDPLEEERLSPVRGLTHMYPNRVLLFSNHSCSVYCRHCMRGRKVSSSDERMEKSDLESAFDYIKNHPQIEDVVVSGGDPLNLADNRLEWILKELNEIPHVKICRLGTRNPVTLPFRITENICNIIEKYNDDNLSIFCNTQFNHPKECTKEAKEAILRLLKVGVSVGNQAVLLKGINDDEETMLTLHKKLLEMRVRAYYLYDPELIPGSRGFRTPLARGIEIVEYMRGKIGGMGIPHFVNDLPGGGGKITIGANWYLGYFPKTRQHAFRSAVTKKIHFSFEPIGSDKESYYPTISEEEWERMKQT; encoded by the coding sequence ATGCTCGTGCAAAACAGTTTATCAGAAGTACTCCAGGCAAGAGAAGAATTGTTTTCCAAGACAAAATGGACCGATCCCACATCGCAGTTGCAAAACCGTGTCAAAGGTAAGGAGCTTTCTCGCTATTTTTTGCTAACTGATTCAGAGAGAATCGGGATAGAAGAAACAATTCGTTTACTTGTCTCAACGACACCGTATTACTTATCTTTATCTGATCCAAGTGATCCGAATTGTCCGATCAGGCGGATGATTGTACCTACTGCCGATGAAGCGGTTTTTTCTTTAGAGGAAAGTCCTGACCCATTAGAGGAAGAAAGGTTAAGCCCTGTTCGTGGGCTTACTCATATGTATCCGAACCGCGTTTTATTATTTTCTAATCATTCCTGTAGTGTGTATTGCCGCCATTGTATGAGAGGCAGGAAGGTCTCCTCAAGTGATGAAAGAATGGAGAAATCTGATTTGGAATCAGCTTTCGATTACATCAAAAATCACCCTCAAATTGAGGATGTGGTCGTGAGTGGAGGTGATCCATTAAATTTAGCAGACAATAGGCTTGAGTGGATTTTAAAAGAACTGAATGAAATTCCACATGTGAAAATCTGCCGTTTGGGTACAAGAAATCCTGTTACACTTCCTTTTCGCATAACAGAGAATATTTGTAACATTATTGAAAAATATAATGATGATAATCTTTCTATCTTTTGTAACACACAGTTCAATCACCCAAAAGAGTGTACGAAGGAAGCAAAAGAGGCAATTTTGCGTTTATTAAAAGTAGGGGTTTCCGTAGGAAACCAAGCAGTTTTACTGAAAGGAATCAATGACGATGAAGAAACTATGTTAACTCTTCACAAAAAGTTACTTGAGATGCGAGTTCGGGCTTATTATTTGTATGACCCAGAACTCATCCCCGGTTCAAGGGGTTTTCGAACACCACTTGCACGTGGGATTGAGATTGTCGAGTATATGCGAGGAAAAATCGGAGGCATGGGGATTCCCCATTTTGTGAATGATTTACCCGGTGGAGGCGGAAAAATTACCATTGGCGCCAATTGGTATCTAGGGTATTTTCCAAAAACTAGACAACATGCCTTCCGTTCTGCAGTGACAAAAAAAATTCATTTCTCCTTTGAACCCATTGGATCAGATAAAGAATCCTATTATCCTACCATTTCAGAAGAAGAGTGGGAGAGAATGAAACAGACATGA
- a CDS encoding HAD family hydrolase, producing MVAFDVDGTLFSSESIIFKTYVQAIEEFAQKTGKITSLPTHDQIMNEIGKPVRTIFANLLPSLPESERDTISSRVLDLLCDSIRSGGGDFYAGVGSTIHYLKEKGYTITCASNGRKPYIETVLDTAGVLQYFEPIVVINQDTIHTKGEILAEYVRKYNLDPSAIAMIGDRHSDWEAARQNGCPFGFCTYGHGIPGEIPDFEWKFEDLTTLKEIF from the coding sequence ATGGTCGCCTTCGATGTCGACGGGACCTTATTTTCCTCAGAATCCATAATCTTTAAGACGTACGTGCAGGCAATCGAAGAGTTTGCACAAAAGACAGGAAAAATTACGTCTTTACCTACCCATGATCAGATTATGAATGAAATTGGAAAACCTGTTCGGACCATTTTTGCAAACTTGTTACCGTCATTACCGGAATCAGAACGAGATACCATTTCTAGCAGGGTGCTCGATTTACTCTGCGATTCGATCCGCAGTGGTGGTGGAGATTTTTATGCGGGTGTTGGTTCTACTATCCATTACTTAAAAGAAAAAGGATATACGATCACTTGTGCTTCCAATGGCAGAAAACCGTATATCGAAACCGTTTTAGACACTGCTGGTGTTTTACAATACTTCGAGCCAATCGTTGTGATCAACCAAGACACGATCCATACCAAAGGTGAGATTTTAGCGGAGTATGTTCGCAAGTACAATTTAGACCCAAGCGCCATTGCGATGATTGGAGACAGGCATAGTGATTGGGAAGCAGCCAGACAGAATGGTTGCCCTTTTGGATTTTGTACATATGGACACGGCATTCCAGGTGAAATTCCAGACTTTGAATGGAAATTTGAAGATTTAACAACTCTGAAAGAAATTTTTTAA
- a CDS encoding GerMN domain-containing protein, protein MAVLPQIQEDKWKSLRYFLGGIFFVLVLIEKSMGFDPKTTGNFFPKQGFKNIGKLGEKPKFAEPTDPFQSENFEDELNWEEEVFNHTYPTSPTKTQAKKIVDDTIPEITLPEDRFPGAGKRISAEPGYLSVYFLKFYGTGKNSQSQLVKLTREFPGGDPILFLFQELTKGPNADEKTKGVLSALSKKIRIEPNYRLENGILHISVSDELNIGGSMEILKDRLDQITFTYVGNFGIQGVVLYTNGERIRSLGSDGLSLPDVLAKSQRKVILF, encoded by the coding sequence GTGGCGGTACTTCCCCAAATCCAAGAAGACAAATGGAAATCATTACGCTATTTCCTTGGCGGGATCTTCTTTGTACTCGTCTTAATTGAAAAATCAATGGGGTTTGATCCCAAAACCACTGGAAATTTTTTTCCCAAACAAGGTTTCAAAAACATAGGGAAATTGGGTGAAAAACCAAAATTTGCAGAACCCACTGACCCTTTCCAAAGTGAAAATTTTGAAGATGAACTCAATTGGGAAGAAGAAGTATTCAATCATACTTACCCGACAAGTCCCACAAAAACACAGGCAAAAAAAATCGTAGATGATACGATCCCTGAGATCACACTCCCAGAAGATAGATTTCCGGGGGCAGGCAAAAGGATCAGTGCGGAACCAGGTTACCTTTCCGTTTACTTTTTAAAATTTTATGGAACAGGAAAAAATAGCCAATCGCAACTTGTGAAACTCACAAGGGAATTTCCAGGTGGAGATCCCATCCTTTTCCTTTTCCAAGAACTTACGAAAGGCCCCAATGCAGATGAAAAAACAAAAGGTGTTTTATCTGCATTATCAAAAAAAATTAGGATCGAACCAAACTATCGTTTGGAGAACGGTATTTTACATATTTCAGTCTCTGATGAATTGAACATTGGTGGCAGTATGGAAATCCTAAAAGACCGCTTGGACCAAATTACCTTTACATATGTCGGCAACTTTGGAATCCAAGGAGTTGTACTATACACAAATGGGGAAAGGATTCGAAGTTTAGGGAGTGATGGTTTGTCACTTCCTGACGTTCTCGCCAAATCACAAAGAAAAGTGATCTTGTTTTAA